DNA sequence from the Candidatus Acidiferrales bacterium genome:
CGCAAAGCCTCCATGTCGCCGGCCTCTTCCGGCCCGCCGCTCCGGCCAGGCTGCTTTGCCACCAAGCTGTGCAGCATGGCTCGCGGAGACACCCTGGCGCTTCCCACCCGAACCGGCTCTTTGCCGAGCAAGCCGAGGCCAGCCAGAAAGCTAACTCGCGCGACAAATTCGTCGTCGTAGTTGATTTTGAAAAAGCAATCGCGCAACCCCTTCTTTCGATAATTCATGGGCAGGGTGAGCGCCTCGGAATGGAGGGAGAAACGCACCCTTTGCCGGCCCACCGGCGAGGGGAAATCCACCGCTTCCTCGCCGGAGAGCACTGGCTGCTCGCGCCATTTGCCCCCGGCAAAAATCACCGGCTTCAAGGTCAGCTCGTCAAGCATCGTATCCAGGGAAAAAGATACCGGCAGAAGTTCGGTGCTCGGCCGGGTCTCGCGAGCCCCGATAGAATCGGGGCGAGCACCGTTATAGATGCGAATGGCGTGCACCTCGTCCAAGGGATCGGCGGCCAAGCGGGCCATCAGATTCGTCAGGCCCGGGGCGCTGCCCATGCACAGAATGGCCAAGAGTCCCGCCCGGCAAAATTTGCCGTGCCATCGAAGCTGCTTCCTGGTTGTGTAGAACAGCCCGCCGAGGTCCACATAATGGGTTTTCGCTTCGAGCGCCGCCT
Encoded proteins:
- a CDS encoding saccharopine dehydrogenase NADP-binding domain-containing protein, coding for MALGGNMRLVVLGAGMMGRAVVYDLARSPDLRRLLVVDKDLRRAREVARRYGSGVALVARADAAHPKALARLLRGFDVVVNCTHYGFNLSVMQAALEAKTHYVDLGGLFYTTRKQLRWHGKFCRAGLLAILCMGSAPGLTNLMARLAADPLDEVHAIRIYNGARPDSIGARETRPSTELLPVSFSLDTMLDELTLKPVIFAGGKWREQPVLSGEEAVDFPSPVGRQRVRFSLHSEALTLPMNYRKKGLRDCFFKINYDDEFVARVSFLAGLGLLGKEPVRVGSARVSPRAMLHSLVAKQPGRSGGPEEAGDMEALRVVVEGIRAGRRQRRVVEAVIHASPEQHLSAVARDTGFPAAVAARMIARNEITARGVFAPESRQLGMPVERFFEEMALRGISITMKVPGRAGPGVRRGSLTVGKTAG